The following are encoded together in the Stegostoma tigrinum isolate sSteTig4 chromosome 20, sSteTig4.hap1, whole genome shotgun sequence genome:
- the LOC125462004 gene encoding probable G-protein coupled receptor 139 yields the protein MLEMFYTIRKAWYMILAVIGVPANLVAIAILPRSKCGLSTCTIRYLVAMAVADLLIIIFDVMMKRINFYYFPGSLLNVTYICTVFRVLTHVSTDMSVWFTVTFTFDRFVAICCHKLKSKYCTEKSAAMVLSSVGILLCLKNVPIYFLFEPGEIINKVPWFCKIKPGCYTEPGWVGYDWFDTILNPLLPFVLILILNALTIKHILLASRVRKGLRGQSMGSNRGDPEMETRKRSMILLFTVSSSFIFLWLTYVLHFLYYNITGMNPRYYSSNVYIFKEVGFMLRILSCCTNTFIYGVTQSKFREQLVKTVENPFKPIIQHIKDKNK from the exons atgctagAAATGTTTTACACTATCCGGAAAGCATGGTATATGATACTTGCAGTTATTGGTGTGCCTG CCAATTTGGTGGCCATTGCCATTCTCCCCCGTAGTAAGTGTGGACTCTCTACTTGCACCATTCGATATCTGgtggccatggcagtggcagatctaTTGATTATTATATTTGATGTCATGATGAAGCGAATCAATTTTTACTATTTCCCAGGATCTTTGCTGAATGTTACATATATCTGTACTGTGTTTAGGGTTCTTACTCATGTATCCACAGACATGtcagtctggttcactgtcactttcacttttgataGATTTGTGGCAATTTGTTGCCACAAGCTTAAAAGTAAATACTGCACTGAGAAAAGTGCAGCCATGGTGCTTTCATCAGTTGGCATCCTGCTCTGCCTAAAGAATGTTCCAATCTACTTCTTGTTTGAACCAGGAGAAATAATCAACAAAGTACCATGGTTCTGTAAGATAAAACCAGGCTGTTACACTGAGCCTGGATGGGTGGGATACGACTGGTTTGACACGATTTTAAACCCATTGCTACCATTTGTATTAATTCTGATACTGAATGCTCTGACAATCAAACATATTTTACTTGCCAGTCGAGTCCGTAAAGGGCTAAGGGGTCAGAGCATGGGATCAAATCGTggtgacccagagatggagacaagAAAGAGGTCTATGATTTTACTCTTCACTGTATCCAGCAGCTTCATATTTTTATGGTTGACGTATGTTCTGCATTTTTTATATTATAACATCACAGGAATGAATCCAAGGtattacagcagtaatgtttatatttttaaagaggTTGGATTTATGTTACGGATTTTAAGTtgttgcacaaacacatttatttatggaGTGACTCAGTCCAAGTTTAGGGAGCAGCTTGTGAAAACAGTGGAAAATCCATTTAAACCAATTATTCAACACATTAAGGATAAAAACAAATGA